In one window of Mycobacteriales bacterium DNA:
- a CDS encoding aminotransferase class I/II-fold pyridoxal phosphate-dependent enzyme — protein sequence MSDEFPTSNERPSNLPIIEPGATTARSENTRAVHAPRPDFSSVRTLGLPTYRTSAFEFERTQDYAAVLNDRKPGYSYSRIDNPTADAFALGVAALEAHGLDRAVGAQPFASGMAAISTVFLALARAGGHVVAPAAVYGGTYGLIQHVLGRFGVEATMVDMTDLDAVRAAVRESTSLVWAETIANPTTAVTDLPAVAAICHEAGVPFCVDSTFAPPPVCRPLAWGADLVVHSATKYLGGHSDVTGGVVVGDIGLVTQVRAARIDLGGSLAPDEAFLLHRGLATLPLRVERHCATALAVAEALVGHPAVERIEYPGLTGHPQHALAGKLFETGPGGPRYGAILTISPRGGRAAGYELADGLRVGTVATSLGGVHTVVSHVASTTHRQFDDAALEAAGIAPAAVRFSIGLEDADDLVDDIERALDAVLRAQR from the coding sequence ATGTCTGACGAGTTCCCCACGTCGAACGAACGCCCGTCCAACCTGCCGATCATCGAGCCCGGCGCCACGACCGCACGGTCCGAGAACACCCGCGCCGTGCACGCCCCTCGTCCCGACTTCAGCTCCGTGCGCACGCTCGGCCTGCCGACGTACCGCACGTCGGCGTTCGAGTTCGAGCGGACGCAGGACTACGCCGCCGTGCTGAACGACCGCAAGCCCGGCTACAGCTACAGCCGGATCGACAACCCGACGGCGGACGCGTTCGCGCTCGGCGTCGCGGCGCTCGAGGCGCACGGGCTCGATCGCGCGGTCGGTGCCCAGCCGTTCGCCTCGGGCATGGCGGCGATCTCCACGGTGTTTCTCGCGCTCGCTCGGGCCGGCGGCCACGTCGTTGCGCCGGCCGCGGTGTACGGCGGGACCTACGGGTTGATCCAGCACGTCCTCGGCCGCTTCGGCGTCGAGGCGACGATGGTCGACATGACCGACCTGGATGCGGTCCGCGCAGCCGTGCGCGAGAGCACCTCGCTGGTCTGGGCAGAGACGATCGCGAACCCGACGACGGCGGTCACCGACCTGCCGGCCGTTGCCGCGATCTGCCACGAGGCCGGTGTTCCCTTCTGCGTCGACAGCACCTTCGCGCCGCCGCCGGTCTGCCGCCCGCTCGCCTGGGGTGCCGACCTGGTCGTCCACTCGGCGACGAAGTACCTCGGCGGGCACTCCGACGTGACCGGCGGCGTCGTGGTCGGCGACATCGGCCTGGTGACGCAGGTTCGGGCGGCGCGGATCGACCTCGGGGGCTCGCTCGCCCCCGACGAGGCGTTCCTCTTGCATCGCGGCCTGGCGACTCTGCCCCTCCGGGTCGAGCGACACTGCGCAACCGCGCTCGCGGTGGCCGAGGCGCTGGTGGGGCATCCGGCAGTGGAACGGATCGAGTACCCGGGCCTGACCGGTCACCCGCAGCACGCGCTGGCGGGCAAGCTGTTCGAGACCGGTCCCGGCGGACCGCGGTACGGTGCGATTCTCACGATCAGCCCACGGGGCGGCCGCGCGGCCGGCTACGAGCTCGCGGACGGGCTTCGGGTCGGCACGGTCGCGACCAGCCTGGGCGGGGTGCACACCGTGGTCAGCCACGTCGCGTCGACGACCCACCGCCAGTTCGACGACGCCGCGCTCGAGGCGGCCGGCATCGCACCGGCGGCGGTCCGGTTCAGCATCGGCCTCGAGGACGCCGACGATCTGGTCGACGACATCGAGCGCGCGCTCGACGCCGTGCTGCGGGCGCAGCGATGA
- a CDS encoding NAD(P)H-dependent glycerol-3-phosphate dehydrogenase translates to MTRAAVVGAGSWGTAFAQVLVDAGTETVLLARRSELAAAIDELHENPDYLPRISLPSRLRATSDPERALQGADLVVFAMPSQTLRDNLNELATIVPRDAVMVSLMKGVELGTDKRMTEVIGEILDLPSNRVAAVTGPNLAREIALREPAASVVACTDLEVARQVQVACHSGYFRPYRNHDVIGCEFGGAVKNVIALAVGMAAGLGYGDNARASVITRGLAEISRIGVALGAEPLTFAGLAGMGDLVATCSSPLSRNRTFGEDLGRGLTVDQILSKTKQTAEGVKSCRSILDLAQKHDVNAPITEHVVKVVDDGMTVPEMMASLLASDPKHEQDADV, encoded by the coding sequence GTGACCCGCGCGGCCGTCGTCGGCGCGGGCTCTTGGGGGACAGCATTCGCTCAGGTGCTCGTCGACGCCGGCACCGAAACGGTGCTGCTCGCCCGCCGCAGCGAGCTCGCCGCCGCGATCGACGAGCTGCACGAGAACCCGGACTACCTGCCTCGGATCTCGCTGCCGTCGCGGCTGCGCGCCACCTCCGATCCGGAGCGCGCGCTGCAGGGTGCCGATCTCGTCGTGTTCGCGATGCCGTCGCAGACGCTTCGCGACAACCTCAACGAGCTGGCCACGATCGTTCCCCGCGACGCGGTCATGGTCAGCCTGATGAAGGGGGTTGAGCTCGGCACCGACAAGCGGATGACGGAGGTCATCGGCGAGATCCTCGACCTGCCGAGCAACCGGGTGGCCGCCGTCACCGGCCCCAACCTGGCCCGCGAGATCGCCCTGCGCGAACCGGCCGCCTCCGTCGTCGCCTGCACCGACCTGGAGGTGGCGCGCCAGGTCCAGGTCGCGTGCCACTCCGGTTACTTCCGGCCGTACCGCAACCACGACGTCATCGGATGCGAGTTCGGCGGCGCCGTGAAGAACGTGATCGCGCTCGCCGTCGGCATGGCGGCCGGCCTCGGGTACGGCGACAACGCCCGCGCCTCGGTCATCACGCGCGGGCTGGCCGAGATCTCCAGGATCGGGGTCGCTCTGGGTGCCGAGCCGCTCACCTTCGCCGGCCTGGCCGGCATGGGGGACCTGGTCGCCACCTGCTCCTCGCCGCTGTCCCGTAACCGGACCTTTGGCGAGGACCTCGGCCGCGGTCTCACCGTTGACCAGATCCTGTCCAAGACGAAGCAGACCGCCGAGGGCGTGAAGTCGTGCCGGTCGATCCTCGACCTTGCGCAGAAGCACGACGTCAACGCGCCGATCACCGAGCACGTCGTCAAGGTGGTTGACGACGGCATGACTGTTCCCGAGATGATGGCATCGTTGTTGGCCAGTGACCCCAAGCACGAGCAGGACGCCGATGTCTGA